In Desulfofustis limnaeus, the genomic stretch ACGGGGTGTCGTGCAGATAGACGGAATGGTGATTGGGAAAAATGAACTTGACTCGGCCGAGAGCATTCCACGGTCCCGGGTCCTGACGCAGCAGATAACGTGACATCTGCGCCGGCGTAACTTGGTTCCAGTCGATCGCGGTGGAATCGAGTTCGTGTGCGTCTGGCTGCCAGCTGGAAAAGAGACGGATTCGCCGCTCCGCCAGATGATGGGGATTCTTCCGCAGGGCCGGCAGCTCTTCGTTACGGGCGATGCTTGGTGTGACATTCCAGAACGGGTTGAACTCGAGATAGCGGATGGTGTCGGAAAAAACCGGCGTCTGGTGCTGCAGCTTACCGACGATCACCGGCAGATCGTGTATCACCTCGCCGTCGCGTACCGCTTTGAGGCGGTAGGCGGCGATGTTGACCATCAGGTAGGTGTCGCTGAGCTGGTGATCCTGCCAGCGCCATCTGGTCATGTTGGCACGGATGATAGCCACCAGTTCGGCAGGGGATCGGTTGAGCATGGCCAGGGTTTGTGGTCCGATGATGCCGTCGGCTGCGAGGCCGTGCCTGGTCTGAAAAGCACGTACCGCCTCGATCAATTGGTGGTGGTAATGATCGGTGGTCGAAAGATCGGCTGACAACCCGAATTCGTCAACCGTCAGCCGTTGTGCGATGAGGGTGAGGCGCCGGTCAGTGTCTCCGGGACGGATCAACGGGCCGTCGGGAATGGTTGGCCACTGGGCCGACAGTGCCAGCTTGCGGTAACGGTCGAGAGCCTCTTTCAGGCTGGTGTAGTAATGATGCTGAGGAGGGAGAGAATTCAGGTAGGCGCCAAGATCGCTGACCCCCAAAGCGAGCCGTACCGCCTGCACCGGGTCGAATTTGGTGTTGCCGGCGCTCAGAAATAGCTCCGGATCGGCATGGCGGAGCTTCATTTGACCGAAGCTCACATCATGGATGTATTTTGCAAGATTATAGGTCAGCAGCAGATCGAGATCGGCCAAGTCTTCCGGATGGTGCGATGACCAGAGCGATTCGATGGACGCCACCTCATAATCTTCCGGGACAAGTCCTTCTCGATACGATTCGCGCAAGCTCTCCAGGATGATGGCAGCGGTTTCTGTCGGGCCGGCGGTGCTCACCCATAGCGGGCGGTTGCCCAATTCCGCGTAGATGGCGGCGAGACAGAATTCCCGTTGCTCGATGAGTGGACGCTGATCGTCCAGTGCGTACAGGGCCAGATCTACGCAGGACAGCTGTTCATTCAAGGCCGTGGTCAATGGATCTTCAGGGTCCTGGTCCGCCTGAGCGAGAAGCGGCGCGGAACTCAGTACCAATACGAGTCCAAGATAGAACGCGATCAGCGGTAGTCCAGAATAACGAAAACGGGAAGGAGTGGAAGGGGGGAGAGGTTTGCAGGTTCGACCGGGGGCGTATCTCATGTATAATAAAAATAAGTTGACGTAACGTGATGGTGATTGCTTCCTATTGCTAACAGAGGACTGCCCATTTGGCAAGGATTCAATCATTTTTTCCCTTCCGCATCCCTTGTGGTGGAAATGGGCCAGCATCATCGATGCGGGATAAAGGCAGTCCTCTCGCGGCACCACGGCTCCGGCATTTTTCCCTCGTCCGGCACCGAGTGACAAGGGCCTGGGTTACGGTGCAGAGGACATGTTTGATCGGTTCTTATGGGTGGTATCTCGACGCGATGCTTGGTTGGACACGAGGGGGAGTTCGCCATGGGGGGCGGACAACCGCTGGACTGAAACGGTGCCCGAAAGAGGTGTGTGATGCAGGAAATTGATTTTTGCCGCGTGGGCGGTATCCGCGTTGGTCATGCCCAAGATCAGGAAGCCGCGACCGGCTGTACCGTAGTGCTTTGCGAATCGGGGGCAACCGCCGGTGTCGATGTTCGAGGTGGCGCTCCCGGGACCCGGGAGACGGACCTACTTCGCCCGGAGAACTTGGTGCAGCAGATTCATGCGGTCCTGTTGACCGGCGGCAGTGCCTTCGGTCTGGACGCCGCTGCCGGGGTCATGGCCTATCTCGAGGAGCGGCAGATCGGTTTTGCCGTGCAGGTGACCCATGTACCTATTGTCTGCGGTGCCGCGCTGTTCGATCTGAGTTTCGGTGATCACCGGATCCGGCCGGATCGGGAGATGGGTTATCGGGCCTGTATGAACGCCGGTGACCGTTCCATAGCCATCGGGAGTATCGGGGCTGGTACCGGGGCCACCGTCGGGAAGATATGCGGTATG encodes the following:
- a CDS encoding L,D-transpeptidase family protein, with the translated sequence MVLSSAPLLAQADQDPEDPLTTALNEQLSCVDLALYALDDQRPLIEQREFCLAAIYAELGNRPLWVSTAGPTETAAIILESLRESYREGLVPEDYEVASIESLWSSHHPEDLADLDLLLTYNLAKYIHDVSFGQMKLRHADPELFLSAGNTKFDPVQAVRLALGVSDLGAYLNSLPPQHHYYTSLKEALDRYRKLALSAQWPTIPDGPLIRPGDTDRRLTLIAQRLTVDEFGLSADLSTTDHYHHQLIEAVRAFQTRHGLAADGIIGPQTLAMLNRSPAELVAIIRANMTRWRWQDHQLSDTYLMVNIAAYRLKAVRDGEVIHDLPVIVGKLQHQTPVFSDTIRYLEFNPFWNVTPSIARNEELPALRKNPHHLAERRIRLFSSWQPDAHELDSTAIDWNQVTPAQMSRYLLRQDPGPWNALGRVKFIFPNHHSVYLHDTPSRDLFNHASRSFSHGCIRVSQPLQLALFCLDLNNEGWTMEDIDKIVASGRRKVISLRERLPIHITYQTAWVDNNGTIRFNADIYQRDEKLLHLLAARQ